Proteins encoded in a region of the Rutidosis leptorrhynchoides isolate AG116_Rl617_1_P2 chromosome 9, CSIRO_AGI_Rlap_v1, whole genome shotgun sequence genome:
- the LOC139866041 gene encoding uncharacterized protein has protein sequence MDVQRNSSRQSRPVLKSILSGKTTPRGSPSFRRLNSSRTPRRDWRNSGFGTNCFRSNRIVLWLLLITLWAYAGFYIQSRWAHGDNKDGIFGGNDEHEESSESEQVNRRDLSVRNDSLIDNVVVNVNRSDVKKIHMVLTNNGTGGVVQSNASTKKKSKKSRRSSRSRRVNKKKVVETVHSNDVEVQEEQLPQTNATYGMLVGPFGYLEDSVLEWSPVKRSGTCDRKSQFARLVWSRKFVLIFHELSMTGAPLSMMELASELLSCGATVSVVALSRKGGLLPELARKKIKVLEDKDKLSFKAAMKADLVIAGSAVCASWIEQYLDHSVAGTRQLVWWIMENRREYFDRSKLVLNRVKTLVFLSESQSKQWLAWCEEENIQFKSAPALVPLSVNDELAFVAGISCSLNTPAFSTEKMLEKRLLLRKSVREEMGLKDSDMLVMALSSINPGKGHFLLLESIYLATGKNQERFVDDGESLRKKLRGSKEKQGQDIKLLIGSVGSKSNKAVYVKGLLSFLSNHSDLPKSVLWTPASTRVASLYLAADVYVINSQGLGETFGRVTIEAMAFGIPVLGTDAGGTKEIVEHNVSGLLHPIGHAGTTELTKNLQYLLKNPSERQRMGLEGREKVKKMYLKKHMYKIFWQVLYNTMKVK, from the exons ATGGATGTGCAAAGAAACTCAAGTAGACAATCACGGCCCGTATTGAAGTCAATATTATCAGGTAAAACGACACCTAGAGGTTCTCCTTCATTTAGAAGATTAAACTCTAGTCGAACACCTAGACGGGACTGGAGAAATAGTGGATTTGGAACTAATTGTTTCAGAAGCAACCGGATAGTACTTTGGCTGCTTTTGATCACTCTTTGGGCTTATGCTGGATTTTATATACAGTCAAGGTGGGCCCATGGCGATAACAAGGACGGAATTTTTGGCGGGAACGATGAACACGAAGAGAGTTCTGAGTCCGAACAAGTTAATAGGAGGGATTTGAGTGTGAGAAATGATTCGTTAATAGATAACGTTGTTGTGAATGTCAATCGGTCAGATGTTAAAAAGATACACATGGTTTTGACCAATAATGGCACCGGTGGCGTGGTACAAAGCAATGCAAGTACAAAGAAAAAGAGTAAAAAATCAAGACGTAGTTCACGTTCAAGACGTGTTAATAAAAAAAAGGTTGTTGAAACTGTTCATAGTAATGACGTTGAAGTCCAAGAAGAACAACTTCCTCAAACGAATGCTACCTACGGGATGTTAGTGGGCCCGTTTGGTTATTTAGAGGATAGTGTTTTAGAATGGAGTCCTGTGAAGCGATCGGGAACATGTGATAGGAAGAGTCAGTTTGCTCGGCTTGTTTGGTCTAGAAAATTTGTGCTAATATTTCACGAGCTTTCGATGACTGGAGCTCCACTTTCAATGAtggagttggcatcagagcttttgAGCTGCGGGGCCACAGTTTCTGTAGTTGCTCTTAGCAGAAAGGGTGGATTACTGCCTGAACTTGCTAGAAAAAAGATTAAAGTTCTTGAAGATAAAGATAAGCTCAGCTTCAAAGCTGCCATGAAAGCAGATCTTGTCATAGCAGGTTCAGCTGTCTGCGCATCATGGATTG AACAATATCTTGACCACTCAGTTGCTGGAACACGTCAACTGGTTTGGTGGATCATGGAGAATCGACGAGAGTACTTCGATCGCTCTAAACTAGTTCTAAATCGCGTGAAAACATTGGTATTTCTTTCCGAATCTCAATCTAAACAATGGCTAGCTTGGTGCGAGGAAGAAAACATTCAGTTCAAATCTGCACCCGCTCTGGTCCCGCTTTCTGTCAATGATGAACTCGCTTTTGTAGCTGGTATATCATGTTCCCTTAATACCCCTGCATTCAGCACTGAGAAAATGCTGGAAAAAAGACTATTGTTAAGAAAATCAGTCAGAGAAGAAATGGGACTTAAAGATAGCGATATGCTCGTGATGGCGTTAAGCAGTATTAATCCTGGAAAAGGCCATTTTTTGCTTCTCGAATCGATATACTTAGCCACTGGTAAGAATCAAGAAAGATTTGTTGATGATGGTGAAAGTTTACGAAAAAAGTTGAGAGGGAGTAAAGAAAAACAGGGACAAGATATTAAGCTTCTGATTGGTTCAGTTGGGTCTAAGAGTAATAAGGCTGTTTATGTGAAAGGTCTTCTTAGTTTCTTATCTAATCATTCAGATTTGCCAAAGTCAGTTTTGTGGACCCCCGCATCAACACGTGTTGCCTCGCTTTACTTGGCAGCAGATGTCTATGTTATTAATTCCCAG GGTCTTGGAGAAACATTTGGAAGAGTGACAATTGAAGCTATGGCATTTGGTATTCCG GTACTCGGAACAGATGCAGGTGGCACGAAAGAGATTGTAGAACACAACGTGAGCGGTCTGTTACATCCTATAGGACATGCAGGAActaccgaacttactaaaaaccttCAATATTTGCTCAAAAATCCATCCGAGCGACAACGTATGGGACTCGAAGGTAGAGAAAAAGTGAAGAAAATGTACTTGAAAAAGCACATGTACAAGATCTTTTGGCAAGTTCTCTACAACACCATGAAAGTAAAGTAA